Proteins encoded within one genomic window of Triticum aestivum cultivar Chinese Spring chromosome 2D, IWGSC CS RefSeq v2.1, whole genome shotgun sequence:
- the LOC100415876 gene encoding molybdate transporter 2 — protein sequence MASSAGDPLLPGEPPHRRRFLPPSIRLKTSVWSELGGAVGDLGTYIPIVLALSLASHLDLGTTLIFTALYNFASGVLFGIPMPVQPMKSIAAVALSSAHLTVPQIMGAGIAVAAILLFLGATGLMTRLYRVLPLPVVRGVQLSQGLSFAFTAVKYIRYDQDFSRSSSASTSVERPLLGLDGLLLALAALLFILLATGAGDDDDSAINGADGRAATRRRSCGRVPAALIVFALGLVLCFVRDPSIFRGLRFGPAPLGLVKITWEDFKIGFWQAAVPQLPLSVLNSVIAVCKLSSDLFPEQAELSPARVSVSVGLMNLVGCWFGAMPCCHGAGGLAGQYRFGGRSGASVVFLAMGKLALGLVFGNSFVTILGEFPIGILGVMLLFSGVELAMASRDMGSKEESFVMLVCAGVSLTGSSAALGFIAGVVLHLLLRLREVDCGELVGRLRARRYRWLP from the coding sequence ATGGCATCCTCCGCCGGCGACCCGCTGCTCCCGGGCGAGCCGCCGCACCGGCGGCGGTTCCTCCCACCGTCCATCCGGCTCAAGACGTCCGTCTGGTCGGAGCTGGGCGGCGCGGTGGGGGACCTGGGCACCTACATCCCCATCGTGCTGGCGCTGTCGCTGGCCTCCCACCTCGACCTCGGCACCACGCTCATCTTCACCGCGCTCTACAACTTCGCCAGCGGCGTCCTCTTCGGGATCCCCATGCCCGTGCAGCCCATGAAGTCCATCGCCGCCGTCGCGCTCTCCTCCGCGCACCTCACCGTCCCGCAGATCATGGGCGCCGgcatcgccgtcgccgccatcctcctcttcctcggcgCCACGGGGCTCATGACCCGCCTCTACCGCGTCCTCCCGCTCCCCGTCGTCCGCGGCGTGCAGCTCTCCCAGGGCCTCTCCTTCGCCTTCACCGCCGTCAAGTACATCCGCTACGACCAGGACTTctcccgctcctcctccgcctccacctccgtggAGCGCCCCCTGCTCGGCCTCGACGGCCTGCTGCTCGCGCTCGCCGCGCTGCTCTTCATCCTCCTCGCCACCGGCGCCGGGGACGACGACGATTCAGCCATCAACGGAGCCGACGGCCGCGCCGCCACACGCCGTCGCTCCTGCGGCCGCGTCCCGGCGGCGCTGATCGTGTTCGCGCTGGGGCTGGTGCTCTGCTTCGTGCGTGACCCGTCCATCTTCCGCGGCCTCCGCTTCGGGCCGGCGCCGCTGGGGCTGGTGAAGATAACATGGGAGGATTTCAAGATCGGGTTCTGGCAGGCGGCCGTGCCGCAGCTCCCGCTCTCCGTGCTCAACTCGGTGATCGCCGTGTGCAAGCTGTCGTCGGACCTGTTCCCGGAGCAGGCGGAGCTGTCGCCGGCGAGGGTGTCCGTCAGCGTGGGGCTCATGAACCTGGTGGGGTGCTGGTTCGGCGCCATGCCGTGCTGCCACGGCGCGGGCGGGCTGGCGGGGCAGTACCGGTTCGGCGGCCGGAGCGGCGCGTCCGTGGTGTTCCTGGCCATGGGCAAGCTGGCgctggggctggtgttcggcaacTCGTTCGTGACGATCCTGGGGGAGTTCCCCATCGGCATCCTGGGCGTGATGCTGCTCTTCTCGGGCGTGGAGCTGGCCATGGCGTCGCGCGACATGGGGAGCAAGGAGGAGTcgttcgtgatgctggtctgcgcAGGCGTGTCGCTCACCGGCTCCAGCGCCGCGCTGGGGTTCATCGCGGGCGTCGTGCTGCACCTGCTGCTGCGCCTCAGGGAGGTGGATTGCGGGGAGCTCGTCGGCCGGCTGAGGGCCCGGCGGTATCGCTGGTTGCCGTAA